ATTCTATCATTGTGTTTTGCAGTCACCATTTGTTTGGAATAAAATAACAACTTCTAGGCCTTTGTTATCGGATAAATCAGTTTTgagattgataaaaaaaagccTATTCATAAGTAGAGgaatgtatttttatttgataCGATCATCTAGTCAATATGGATGACTAGAACCTTTAAATGCTGACTAAAAATGAAGTTGCACATGGAAAAAAGTGGCCAAGCTTGAAATTAAACTGTGCAGTAAATGATAGATTTAAAATGGCACTGTTTTACACGTGGATGCTAAAGCACAAATAATGTCCGCTTGGTTCTCTTTTTTGGTGTTTTGCTCTAATTAATTAGGATTGTAAATGAACCGAGCAATTCATAAGTAGTTCAGCGTTTGACTTGATAAAAACTTGACCGTGTTCGACTCGATTTTAAACCAGCCAAGCTTGAGCATGCTTTTGAGGCGCAATTCGTAAATGGACAGATGTTGAGCATGCGAAACTCGGTTGGAAAAATCGCGAGAATACTCCTGAACATGCACATAAACACACTCAATTATAATGTTTATGTGGCTCGTGAGTAGCTCGATTGGATTCTTTTTTAATTATAGTATTTCTATGTAGAGAATGTAAAACTACTTAGTTTTGTGTGAAACTTCAATTTTGTAAGTTTCAAAACTATGTAGCTTATGAACATAATTGATAAATTGTTTCAAGCAAAGTTCATGAACATACTTAAGGAGGTGGTCACGAATAAAATTCGTAAACAAATAAACGAGCTAAATTGATAAACTTTATAAAATAGAAGAGCTAAAACTACTATTTTCTCAATTTGATTTGGGGAATTTATAAAAATCTCACTCTTTCCTCATTAATTGAGACAGTTGAGTTAGAGATATACCATAAATTCCAACAAACACCATTTATattttacttaattttcttttgtatataCTGACTGTGTAAACGTGTGTTGATAAGGACTTTTGAGGTTGCAATATAGCTTTCTGATGGCAGCAACCATTAACCTAACACTTCATTTTCTATAATAAAAGAGACCATAAAAGTACTTTATAAAATCATGTGTTGTGTTGGATCAATCGAGGCAGTTAGATTTCattaaacaaacaaaataacTGCCTGCTTTTTCTTGGATAATGTTTTTTGCGGATCTTTCTTTAGAATAAAATGTGTACAAAATAGGTGTTCAGAATACTAAGTTAGACATTTGGTTACATTAGAGGAAGTAAGGATATGTGTTGCGAAGATGCACAACCGTCAAGCCATATAGACTAATCGGAGGAGAGTTCTGGAATCACGCGAATATACATCTCTGATTCCTTGCCTTGTAAAGGATCAAATTCTATCAACTATATCTTTTTAATCTTTTTAGTATAGATGTTAAAAAGTCCAATTTTACAAAAGGGATAAGAAATGttagaaaggaaagaaagtacGCACATGGGATTGCATTGTTGAAAACTTGACATCAATGCCTCACAAATACACAACTTAATTGGACTAAAACACTTTTTCTTGTTAGAGATTTTATCcgctttatatttttttttatatcttcAATCAAGCTAAGGTGTTGATGACTAGGCATTTGGCCAAACAATTAATAGCACCCGTTTTTTCCTATCTCGCCACAAAACCGTCACCATTAAGTTATATTGCCCATTTTGCATTAGGATTGAGAGAGCATGCGGACCActacaacaataacaacaacaaagccttagtcccgaaatgattcggagtcggctaacatgaactgaaatcaagtcgtgtcgcTGACACAAATTAAGCTAtaatgaaaagaaaataatgaTACTAAAAATATTGTCATAAAAAGATATATATAATGAAAGGAAATAATATCATTAAGTATTAATAATCAAAAATTTTACTTTTCGGATTTTCTTTCAGAAATATTCTCATTGAATGAGAAATACTTTCGCATTTTATATATAATgagaatataaaatattttcgtTAAAAACCTTTTCCATAACTATAATGAGAATGAATGGTatcataaaaattgaaattaaattaaaaaaaactaaaattatgaTTATGCCCCCgaacttgatgtgtataaataggagtgtttGGCACTCATTTAGGCATTCAGATTTTCTGTAATAAAACTTTATCACCTTAAGAGCTTGTGTATTTATTCCGTtactccgtcgaagttccgttccatcctcattccccaagctcgagagttccacttCCAAGTCCTAcgagacgactttgagtccggttagctagttctaagggccgattcttcttccctttctacttgttaattagcttgtactcttcctatgtactaggcttggttgtattccgtatttACTCAtgccacatttataatatatgatttacaatttcaatttcactATACATattgatgtttattacttgcttcgatacttataattgattattgtgtaggtcacTTACGAGTTCCGAAATCTATTAGGATTCACATACGTGTTGCCTCGCCGGAGTTGACaatccgaaaaccgtaggaattgacgagccacggaacttacaggccctagtttctgatcctaagaattagagtcgccttaagaGGGAATCACGACCTaagaacctcacggagttgttcggtctatagatagtcgtctttgcaagagtaaattattaatgGTATATATTTTGAATTGTTTCTCGtatgttataacttatcattacCCGTATCACTTCGTTAGAGTTTGAACTACAAAAGTCTAtttcaccatagtttaggagtagttgtAATTGTCACCCAAACCCAaagctaaagtattcaccgcgtAGATAAcgtatagaaccgagtagtttaatacttgtaggtataaatcccatggattcgatacctggacttaaccagatttattacttgatacgacggggtacactttccCCTAAGTAAGAGAGCCCGCGGAAAGATCGTAATCGTATATCATATCCCGCTCTAGTCTAGTCGCTCTCCGTGTTTCTCCCATCAgtaatgtattaggcctaaaatCTAAGCAATTAGATTGTCCCTTGAAACTTAATCTTAGGATCTCGGGTCAACAATGTCGGATTTTCCTTCACAAAGAACTTTAAATTCTAATAGGTTGAGTTCCATTCCTTTCAATATATTTTCAACTTGATATCGATCTAACCCTTTAGTCAACAGATCTATAATATTATCCTTTAAACTTACAAAATCAATAGAGATAACTCTCATTTAGATCAATTGTCTAACGTTGTTATGTCAATGCATCATGCATGGGTTAATTTTTAGGGTTATACATCATATTTATGCTTTGTTAATCGATGCTTAATTATCACAATGTATGCAAATTCCTATACAATTCTCATTAATAGTACTTCTTTACAATTTCTCCTGTCAACTAATCTTGTTGACATGTGATCTTGCTTCTTAATTACATCTCATAAACAAAAGGGAACAAAAGGGGTTGACTTGCTTATACTAAATCATCTCATTTGGTCGTCAAAGCTTTGAGAAAGTGCTTGTTGAAGATGGTTGAAAGCTTTCTGATAATTGAAGAAACCCATAAACCAGAAATCAAAATCATCAACAGTTACTATTTCTATGTACTTCTCTGATGCCATCTTCACATTTTCACTTTGGTTTGCTGTCTTTATCTTCATTAATGGTATCACTACCTGCAAAAATTAGTATCTTTAGCTTCAATTCTTAACATTGCTCAATAAGGATATTTACTTGCTCTGTCATGTAAGGCTCGGGGTTCAATCATGTCACTTTAAACATTTTCAAAGAGGTAATCAATGGTTTTCATGATAAGATTTTTCCGGACAAGTTTCGGGGACTAGGGATGTATTAGAACTTGTTGTTTTTAGAATATTACCTTGTAATGGATTCtgacggattttccatcggaAGAAGTCATTTTGATTGATCTCTCACTGCAGAAGGCAATCTTTTGAGTTGAGATAAAGAGAAGGCCAGCAAGAGGACCAGATGTTGTTGACAAGTAACATTGACAAGCTTTCAACAAtatttctccttctctaacacTAAATAACTGCCTGAATACTTTCTTAACTCCTCCTACTTTAATTAATCTTGCACCTAAGCTCAACTTTCCCTTCAGGGTTTCTGTGATTTTGCTTCCCAATCTCACTGCAATCCAACAAATTCAgaaaatgatcaatttcagcCATCAAACTCCATTTTTTTCACAAATTTTAATTTCATTGACCAGGGGCGGAGGAAGAGGGTCATGGAGGGTCTACTGACTCCCAACTCAaggaaaaaataaagaattagaCATTTCTGTCAGAAATACAAAATTTATAGTAGGTTTGGCAACGGAAATATCTGTAACGAATGCTTAGTGTAACAAGAAGTTTGTAGCTTTTAACACATTTTCATCAATCGAGTAATTTGTTCTCGCCCCGCCATTGTAGCCAATACTCGATTGATGAAAATGTGTTAAAAGCTACAAACATTTTGTGGGACTAAGCATCCAAGACGGATATTTCCGTTGCCAAATGTACTATAAATTTTGAAATGGACAGAAATTTCTGTCTGTAATTCTTAAAACATTTTCATCAATTGACCCCGACTATTTTGTTCTTGCTCCGCCACTGTTAACCAATTTTGATGACTCTTAATACAACTTACCATGTTCTCGGATTCCGTGAGCAAATTTGTCAGCTTTTTTCCCTAGCTTGTTCATCCTCTGAATCACCGAGTCTAGCTTGTCTGCAAAATGATTAAAACTATCAGATTAGTAAAAACCCATCATTTTCTCATGTAAGTAATAAGAAAgagacactacaagaaaaaacatCCTCACGGCAGAAATATCCGTCGGTAAATTCTGTCGCAAATAGATTACCTTGCTTGACAGTGAGGGATTGATGAGCAGGAGTTGGAACATAGCCTTGGGTAGCATTTTCAAGCAAAAGTCTTGGCATTCTCTTAACTGGCTTTCCTGCAGTTGTGATTGGGATTCCAAAAACTTGTGGTTTCTGACCTAAATTCTTCATCTTTGATCAAATGAGTTTTTCGTTAGTTGGTAGAAGATTGTAGAGAGAGTGATTAGGTTGCTTAAATTATGAATTTAGTGTAAGCTATATATAGAAAAGGATATTTGAGTTAGGTGATACTTTACTTTTGCTTACATGAGTCAGCCATTGATCATCCATGATAGCAAAGGCAGACATCTTGACTCAGACATgatgtatatatttttaagaaaatattacATTTTTTATTGCCTTCAAGAAAAAGATATTGTAGGCCCAATTTTGAAAatccatttcttttttttatgtaGTCCTTTTTGTTATCCAGATTGGATTAACTGGTTTGAGGTTAATCAAATACCCTTTAgatgattattttttaataatattttttggtTTACGAGGAATTGAATTCAGGACGGAATTAAAACTGAGTAGGGATCATTTCTACTCAAGCCACCCTCAATTAGTTTTgatctttttaatttatagaaTTTATCAATTTAGCTTGTGTAGAGTCTTTTTACTTGAGAACATTACGGATTCATTGGACATTTTTTACACACGCAGTTAACTTTGTAATGACCCGGTCCTAAAAGGGTGGCATTATGGTGGACGATCTAAGCGTCCTATAGGATGGTTATGGGGTAGTAATGAATAGAATCGCACCTCGGAAAGAGAGAGATGTGTAGTAATGAGTAGTGTGTATTTCTAATACAAATAGATGTGTTTCAAGGCGGTGAGACCAAAGAAATAGAACTTGGAAAGACCATAATATCAACATGGTATTGAACCAACCCGTCACAATTATATCATAATCGAATCTCCACATACACTGTGTTAGTTCCAGGATGAATCAAACGAAAGCTTATGGGCCTATAACAATCCAGTCGGATAGAGGTTGTGTCTAGGTGAAAGACAGAGTAAGTAGCAATGAATTGAGTCCCAGATTGGGAACCTAGAGGACCTAttactacaacaacaacaacaaagccttagtcccaaaatgattcggggtcggctaacatgaaccatcatatgaaaccgtgcaatcaagtcgtgtcagcgatacAAATTCTCTCCATTCACTCTGctctatccactaccatattctcctcaatccctaataaactcatatcactctccaTCACCCTCCTTCAAGTTTGCTCCcgttgccactcttcagtcctcctaaccggcgcatcaagcgctttTCGTCTTACAtagccaaaccaccttagtcgattttccctcattttattctcaatagatgtaacccctacttttgtcctaattatttcattactcaccctaTTCTTTCTCGTATGAcaacacatccatctcaacatacgcatttccgtcaccgacatcttatgaatgtgacagtgtttcactgcccaacactccgtacgatagaacaatgctggtctgattgccgtgcggtaggggtgccaaaggaaacccgtagcactcttccacttcgcccaaccagatttaatcctatgagcaacatccccatctacttctccatccgtttggataatagatcctaaataccagAAGCactccgaggcctgaacaactctcccatatAGGGTGATTGTCTGTATTATTGCTATATTAATACGGTGTGTTTCCGATACATGTAAACCTATTTTAAAGCAGTGGGGTCTCATGAATAAAATTTGAACCAAAATGAATAATATTTACATAGTATTGCATTAGATTATTACATATACAAAGTGGTACGTGTAAAGCACGGTTTGTACATGAAGGCTAAATCTTCTCTACTCCAATAACCAGTAATAGGACTGAATTTGTGCCTTATCCCGGTTTAATAAGAACCAAATggttaacaaaataaaattacaagtGCTAAATTGATAAACTTTATCAACTATAAGGGCTAAAACTACTAGTTTCCCAATTTAATTTGGGGAATTTATGGAAAATCTTACTCTTTCATCCTGCAGCTTAGAATTAATAAGTTTAGatttaacggtgaatgaccaaattcacttggtcattaaGGTTCATGTGAAtattcctttatatatatatattacttaaTTTATTTTGTATGTGCTGATGTGTTAACATGTGTTAATAAAGACTTTTGAGCAGCCAATATAGCTTTCTGATGGCAGCAACCATTAACCAACACTTCATTTTCTATAATAAAGGAGACCATAAAAGTCCTTTATAAAACCACATGTTTTGTTGGATCAATCAACATGAGTCAGTTAGATTTCATTAAACTAACAAAACAACTCCCTGCTTTTTCTTGGATAAAAGGATAACTTTTTTCTGAATCTTTCCTTAGAATGAACGTGTGTACAAAATATTCTCGGAAATACATATTTAATTGCTTACCCGACATTGTTCATCTTTTTTAAACTCCGCTAACTTTATCATTGAAATGGAATCGCCTGTTCCCGATCCCTCATTTGATCTCCTTTTCAGTATTCAAAGGACTCATAGTCGATGTCAGAGAACTAAAGTTCAAATTTACACTAGGTGAGCGTGGATTGAAAAGACGCATTCATTGCTTACTTGGAAATATTATGGATCCATTATCCTCACATCCTATCCAGACTAGAAATCCTATTGGATTCCTTCAGAT
The window above is part of the Euphorbia lathyris chromosome 3, ddEupLath1.1, whole genome shotgun sequence genome. Proteins encoded here:
- the LOC136223654 gene encoding GEM-like protein 4, whose translation is MKNLGQKPQVFGIPITTAGKPVKRMPRLLLENATQGYVPTPAHQSLTVKQDKLDSVIQRMNKLGKKADKFAHGIREHVRLGSKITETLKGKLSLGARLIKVGGVKKVFRQLFSVREGEILLKACQCYLSTTSGPLAGLLFISTQKIAFCSERSIKMTSSDGKSVRIHYKVVIPLMKIKTANQSENVKMASEKYIEIVTVDDFDFWFMGFFNYQKAFNHLQQALSQSFDDQMR